The nucleotide window TCCTAATAATAAGTTAGAAGATGATGAAGTAAATTCAATAAAAGAAAAACTTTCAAATGAAAATAGAAGTAATAATGAAGACAGTCACAAAAAAAGCGGAAATAACGAATCGAAAACAACCGAGCATAAAGAAAATACCAATAAAGGACACGTTATAAAAGAAAAACTGGTTTTCAGTACAAAAAACAGGAAGCCTGAAAATAGAAATAATGTAAAAGAGCCGGTAAAAAACAAAGAAACAGTAAATTCGGATAATGCAGGAAAATCTGTTGCAGAGGTAAATGCAAAACCGGAAAAAGAAGTGAATAAACAGGAAAATCAGCATAAAGAAATCAAAATTGAAAAAGAGAGTGTTGTGAAAGAAACGATAGCCGATAATAAAGATGCTTCAAAAAATAATTTCAACAGAAACGAAAAGAAATTTAATAATAAGCATAATGAGAGAAATCAGGATAATAACAGATATAACGATAACAGAAATCGTGACAAGAATTTCGGAAAAAGTTTTGAGAAATCTGATAAAGATAATCATTACGGAAGAGAAAACAGATATCAGTCCGGAGATAGAAACAGAGAGCGTCAGGGAGACAGATATAATAAGAATGCCGGAGATAATCAGGGAGACAGGGAAGGTCAGAACAACAGAAACTTCGACAGAAACGATAAAGGAAATTACCAGAATAAAGGAAACTTCAGAAATAAAGAAGGTCAGGGAAGTAATCAGGGAAACAGAGATAACAAAAGATTTGACGGTACTAAAAGATTTGATAACGATAAAAAAGATTTCAAAAAAAGAGATAATCGTCAATCTTTTGACGGCAAAAAAGATGATTACAAAAATGACAGAAATGACAGAGGTTTCGGAAATAAAAATAAAAAAGAAGTGCCGAAAAGCGATTCTGCAGGAGCTGCTCCTATAGCCGAAAAGCCTAAAGTAAATACAAAAGGAAAAGCTAAATTCGATAAAAAGAAATACGAAAAAGAAAAGAAACAGAAAGAAGAAGAAAAAAAATTAAGAGAATTAAGATCGGATTTTAGAAAAGACGATAAAAAGAAAAAAAGTAAGAAAAAACAGGAAAAGGTTATGAAGGACGAGATAATAAGAATTGAAGGCGAAAGTATAGGAATGATAACAATAGGTGAAGAAATTATTATTAAAGATCTGGCGGAAAAACTTGGAATAAACGTTTCGGATATTATAAAAAAATTCTTTATGCAGGGAAAAATGCTGACTGCAAATGCAATTTTATCTTTTGAAGAAGCTGAAGAAGTGGCTCTTGATTATGAAGTAATTGTGGAAAAAGAAGAAATAGAAGAAATAAGTTACGGAGAAAAATATCATCTTGAAATAGAAGACAGAGAACAGGATTTGATAACAAGAGCTCCGGTTATAACAATTATGGGACACGTAGATCACGGAAAAACTTCACTGCTTGATGCGTTAAGACATACAAACGTAATAGAAGGAGAAGCGGGAGGAATTACTCAAAGAATAGGAGCTTATCAGGTAAACTGGAAAGGTCAAAAAATCACATTTATAGATACTCCGGGGCACGAAGCCTTTACGGAAATGAGAGCAAGAGGAGCGAATATTACTGATATTTCCATATTGATAGTTGCTGCCGATGACGGTGTAAAACCTCAGACTGTAGAAGCTATTTCCCATGCGAAAGAAGCAGGCGTACCTATTATAGTTGCAATAAACAAAATAGATAAACCGGGAGCCGATCCTATGAAAGTCAGAACGGAACTTACAGAATACGGATTAATGTCTCCTGACTGGGGCGGAAATACTGAATTTGTAGAAATTTCCGCAAAACAGAAAATAAACCTCGAAGAATTACTTGAAACAATATTGATTACTGCGGAATTACTTGAGTTGAAAGCAAATCCAAAAAAAAGAGTAAAAGCTGTAGTCGTAGAATCAAGACTGGATCCGAAAATGGGTGCCGTTGCGGATATACTTATACAGGAAGGTGAACTTAAAATCGGAGATATATTTGTAGCGGGGGAAGCTCACGGTAGAGTAAGATCCATGGTCGACGACAGAGGAAACAAAATAGAAAAAGGACTTTTATCCCAACCTGTGGAAATTACCGGATTCAGTGATGTGCCTAATGCAGGAGATGTGCTTTACGGTGTAAATAATGATAAACAGGCTAAGAAAATAGTCGAAGACTTTATAAAAGAAAGAAAAGTAAACGAACAGAATAAAAAGAAACATATTTCGTTGGAAAGTTTATCTCAGGAATTGGAAGAACAACAGCTTAAAGAACTTAAATGTATCATAAGAGCTGATTCCAAAGGTTCTGTAGAAGCCTTAAAAGAATCTTTACAAAAATTATCCAATGATAAAGTTATGATAAACATTATTCAGGCGAGTGCCGGTGCG belongs to Pseudoleptotrichia goodfellowii and includes:
- the infB gene encoding translation initiation factor IF-2 is translated as MKVHELAKFMGYKTADFIEKLHKIGIQGKNHPNNKLEDDEVNSIKEKLSNENRSNNEDSHKKSGNNESKTTEHKENTNKGHVIKEKLVFSTKNRKPENRNNVKEPVKNKETVNSDNAGKSVAEVNAKPEKEVNKQENQHKEIKIEKESVVKETIADNKDASKNNFNRNEKKFNNKHNERNQDNNRYNDNRNRDKNFGKSFEKSDKDNHYGRENRYQSGDRNRERQGDRYNKNAGDNQGDREGQNNRNFDRNDKGNYQNKGNFRNKEGQGSNQGNRDNKRFDGTKRFDNDKKDFKKRDNRQSFDGKKDDYKNDRNDRGFGNKNKKEVPKSDSAGAAPIAEKPKVNTKGKAKFDKKKYEKEKKQKEEEKKLRELRSDFRKDDKKKKSKKKQEKVMKDEIIRIEGESIGMITIGEEIIIKDLAEKLGINVSDIIKKFFMQGKMLTANAILSFEEAEEVALDYEVIVEKEEIEEISYGEKYHLEIEDREQDLITRAPVITIMGHVDHGKTSLLDALRHTNVIEGEAGGITQRIGAYQVNWKGQKITFIDTPGHEAFTEMRARGANITDISILIVAADDGVKPQTVEAISHAKEAGVPIIVAINKIDKPGADPMKVRTELTEYGLMSPDWGGNTEFVEISAKQKINLEELLETILITAELLELKANPKKRVKAVVVESRLDPKMGAVADILIQEGELKIGDIFVAGEAHGRVRSMVDDRGNKIEKGLLSQPVEITGFSDVPNAGDVLYGVNNDKQAKKIVEDFIKERKVNEQNKKKHISLESLSQELEEQQLKELKCIIRADSKGSVEALKESLQKLSNDKVMINIIQASAGAVTEGDVKLAEASNAIVIAFNVRPTTPARIEAEKTGVEVRNYNVIYHVTEEIEKAMKGMLDPEFKEIYFGRIEVKQVFKISNVGNIAGAIVVDGKVSRTSKIRIIRDGIIIFDGELESLKRFKDDAKEVVMGQECGIGIKDFNDIKEGDIIESYILEEIPR